The Thermotoga sp. Ku-13t DNA segment GTTGGGCCTTGTGAAAAGCAAGAAACCGGAAGAAACAGAGGAACATCTCATGAGAATAGTTCCAAAGGACTTGTGGGGACCGCTGAACGGTTCGATGGTTGAATTTGGAAGGCGTATCTGTCTACCGATAAAACCGAAGTGCGAGGTCTGCCCCTTGAACGGTGACTGCGAATATTTTTTGCAGAAAAGACGTTGAAAAGTCAAAAAATTCCACAGTATAATCTGGCCAAACAAAACGCAGGGGGTGGTCAGATGAGAAGGTTCCTTGCCTTTTGCCTCGTCGTGATGACACTCGCGATTGTCTTCAGTCAAAAGCAGACCATGGTCGTTTACGCCTACGGTTCGGAAATGATCACGCTGGATCCCAGCACTGAGTTTTCCAATTCCATAATCGTACTGAACAACGTTTACGAAACACTCACACGCCACGTTGACGGGAAGATCGTTCCGCTGCTCGCCACAGGATGGTCTTCCAACGAAGATGGCACTGTGTGGACGTTCAAACTCAGGAAGGGCGTAAAGTTTCATGATGGCACCGAGCTCACATCACAGGCTGTGAAATTTTCCGTCGAAAGAACTATCAGGCTCGCGGGTGGACCTGCTTACATCTGGGACAGCGTTGCGGAAATTGAAACTCCTGATCCTTACACGGTCGTTTTCAAGCTGAAATATCCCGCGAACATCCCGCTTGTGGCTTCTGCCGGTTATGGGGCTTTCATATTCAGTCCGAAAGTGGCGGAGTTAGGAGATGATGAGGCCATCGCGAACTGGTTCAACGCGGGTAACGATGCAGGGACCGGTCCATACACAATCAGCAAGTACGATCCAAAGACGCAGGTAGTTCTGAGAAAGTTTGACGCCTACTGGCAGGGCTGGACTGACAAGAAATTCGATATAGCAGTCATCCAGATAGTCCCTGATCCTTCTCTCAGGATGCAGATGGTCACTGCCGGAAAAATTCACATCACGCGAAACCTCATATACGACGATCTGAAGAAACTCGAGAACAACCCGAACGTTTATATTGCTCAAAAACCGAGCTTTCAGGTGCTGTATCTGTTCTTCAACACGAAGAAACCGCCTCTGAGTAACCCGAAATTCAGAGCCGCCGTCGCCTACGCGATTCCTTATGAAGAGATCATCAATCACGTTCTGCTGGGTTATGGTCTTCAACCTGCGGGTATCATACCCAAAGGAATGTTCGGTTACGCGAGCCATTTACCCGCTCTGTCCCAGGATCTGGACAAGGCGAGAGAACTCCTCAAAGAGTCAGGCATAGATCCCAAGAGCGTGAAACTGGTGCTGACCTATCTGCAGTCTGATGAGGGGGAAAAGAAGGCGTCGGAGCTGATCTGGTCAAGCCTGAAAAAGCTGGGCATCGAGGTTGAATTGCGCCCGATGAACTGGGAACAACAATGGGCCTGGGCGAGGAGCGATCCAGCGAAAGCACAGGACATGTTCATCATGTACTGGTGGCCAACGGTCATGACACCCTACGATTTTCTGTTCAGCATGTTCCACACTGAACAAGAAATATTGTTCAACCTGTCCTATTACTACAACGAGGAAGTCGACAAACTCATGGACGAAGCCGTTGCTCTGGAAGGCACCGATCCGAAACGTGCCGAACAACTCTACAGGATGGTCGAAACGATCCTTCGCAGAGACCTTCCTGCGGTTCCGCTGTATCAGATCAACGATGTTTACGTTGTTCACAAGTCGGTGAAGGGATTCACGCCGAACCCAGCTTACCCGAACGTCGTGTTCTTTTACGATCTTGAAATTGCGTTGTGAGGTCAGAACGACGTGAACCTCGCACGCTACATCGTTTCGAGGCTGGTTTGGTCGATCTTCGTCGTACTTGGAGTAGTTTTCGTGGTCTTCATAGTTTCGAACGTGGTGCCTTCCGATCCAGCGGCGCTGTGGGTTGGTCCCAAGGCTACCCACAGCGCCATTCAGATGGCGAGGGAAAAACTCAAACTCGACAAGCCTCTACTGGTCAGGTTTGGATACTTCTTGAAGGATCTCTTGCGCTTCGATTTCGGAATATCTATAAGAACGCACAATCCCGTGATTCAGGACATAAAAACCGCTTTGACCGCGACTTTCGAACTTCTCCTCGTCGCGGAATTCCTTGCTGTCGCACTCGGTATACCGTTCGGTGTTCTCGCTGCGGTGAAGAGGAACAAATGGTTCGACAATCTGAGCAGACTGTTCGCCGTCGTCGGAGTGTCTCTGCCGAGCTTCTGGTACGGAATGATCCTTCAACTTCTGTTCTCCAAATGGCTCGGTGTTCTGCCGTTGTCGGACAGGATCGATACGTTCGTTTCGTTGCTCCATCCTTTCCATGAGAGAACGGGATTCTATTTGATCGACACCTTACTCGCCGGAAACTACACTGCTTTCCTCGATGTGATCAAGCATCTCATACTCCCGGCGATAACACTCGCAGCGTATCCAATCGGTCTGATCACCAGGCAGGTGCGATCCATGATGGTCGAAGTCTTGCAAGAGAATTACATAAGAACTGCGTTCGCCTATGCTATTCCAGAAAGAAAAATATATTTTAGATACGCTCTGAAAAATGCGATAGCCCCTGCGATGGTTACGGTTGCACTCTCTTTTGCGTACACACTCGTGGGAGCTTTCCTCGTGGAGCTGATATTCAACTGGCCCGGTTTGGGACGGTACGCAGCGAATGCCATTTTGAGTATGGATTATCCGGCGATCGTCGGTGTAACGATCGTCACCTCGGTGTGCTATGTCTTCATCAATTTCCTCGTTGACGTGATTCAGGCGAAGATCGATCCTAGGATAAGGTTCTGAGGGGGTATAATTTTTGAGTCTGAAGCTTCTGAAGCTTGCGTTTAAAAATACATTCGCCAGATTCAGTCTCCTGATCGTTCTGATTTTCGTCGCGATGGCTCTGACAGCTCCGTGGATAGTTCCCTACAAGGAGCAGGCACTCGGTGAACCGAACATGGCTGAACGTCTGCAACCACCGAGTTTGAGACACCCTTTCGGTACCGACCACATGGGTCGAGACATTCTGAGTCGCGTAATGTATGGCTCAAGGACGTCACTCGTGATAGCAGTCCTGGTCGTGTTCCTTTCAGCTTTGATAGGTGTCCCCATTGGCCTGATCTCGGCTTACTTTGGAGGATTCGTGGACAACATTCTGATGCGTTTCACCGATATTTTTCTCTCCTTTCCACCGCTCTTACTGGCGCTCCTGATTGCCTCCACACTCGGTAAGGGTTTGTTCAACGCCATACTTGCATTGGTGGTGACGTGGTGGCCCTGGTACGCCCGCTTGGTGAGATCTCAGGCACTGTCTATAAAGACTTTTGCGTACGTAGAAGCCGCCAAAGCTGCGGGTGTCTCCAGCGCAAAGATCATGTTCAGGCATATACTGCCAGGCTGTATCGCTCCACTCGCAGTTCAGTGCACAATGGACATGGGTAGCGCGATACTCGAAGCGGCAGCACTATCGTTCCTTGGTCTCGGTGTTCAACCCCCGAAAGCTGATTGGGGATTGATGATCAGCGAGGGAAAGGCTTACTTTTTGAACTACTGGTGGGTTCCCACGTTTCCAGGATTGTTCGTACTGTTGCTCGTCGTGTCCTTCAACCTGCTTGGTGACGTACTCAGAGAATTGATAGACCCAAGGCTAAGGAGGAGAATGCTGGTTTGAAAGAGCTGGTCAGGTTTGAAAACTATTCTTTGAGTTTCAAAACGCTTTATGGAAAGGTCAGGGCGCTGAGGAACGTGTCTCTGACTATCCAGAGTGGCGAGATCGTCGCTCTCGTTGGCGAAACCGGCTGTGGTAAGACGGTGACAGGCCTTTCCATCATAGGACTTCTACCTGAAAATGCTGTGTACAGTGGCACGATATTCTTCAAGGGGATGAAAATCGATCGAGAGACCGTCAAAAGCATACGCGGCAAGGAAGTGGCGGTTGTGTTCCAGGATCCTTCGTCTTCATTGAACCCATTGTACACAGTTGAGCAGCAACTTGTCGACGTGTTGATGAGCAGATGGAATATGACCAAAAACGAAGCAAAGCAGAAAATACCTGAACTGCTCAAGCAGGTTCAACTCCTCGATGTGGACAGGGTGCTTCGAGCCTATCCACACGAACTTTCCGGAGGCATGAGACAGCGCATCATGATAGCCATGGCGCTGGCCTGCGAGCCGAGCTTACTCATAGCAGATGAACCGACCACAGCACTCGACGTCACTGTCCAGCGGCAGATCCTCTATCTGCTCTGGGAATTGCAACGAACGAAGAAATTCTCAGTTCTTTTCATCACACACGATCTCGGCATCGTTGCCCAGCTTGCCGATAGGATCGTGGTGATGTACGCGGGAAGTGTTGTTGAAATTGCACCGAAGAAGTTACTGTTCACGAATCCGTTGCACCCGTACACAGTTGGCCTGCTGAATTGCGTACTGGATCCCCGACGGAAAAAGCTTCCGGAGCCTATTCCTGGTTCTTTACCGTCGCTCACTGAAATCTCCAGTGAATGTGCTTTCCGGGAGAGATGTGGACACGCGTTCGATGAGTGCAGCATCTCGACACCCAACTTGGTGGAGGCGGAACCAAACCATTTCGTTTTCTGTCACCGCTGGAGGGAACAACGTGGTTGAGGTGAGGAACCTCAAAAAATATTTCGTGCTCCGAGGAAAAGGTCTGTGTGGCAAAAAGATTCTTGTCAGAGCGGTTGATGATGTGACTTTTTCAGTACAGGATGGTCAGAGCATCGCCATCGTGGGAGAATCGGGCAGTGGCAAAAGCACGCTGATTCGGTGTATCAATGGCTTGGTCAGGCCAACCAGCGGACAAGTCTTCATAGATGGTCAATCTGTCACGCTCCTCACAGGGAGAGAATACAGAAAAAAAGTTGCGAGGAAGATTCAGATGGTCTTTCAGGACCCTGTAACATCTCTGAATCCGCGACTCAAGGTTTTTGACATCATCGTCGAACCCGTACTTGCACAGCGGAGGATGCGCAGATCGCAGCTGGCAGATCTTGTCAACGATCTTCTCCAAAGGGTCGGGCTGGATCCCAAACTTTCTGACAGATACCCCGGAGAACTCAGTGGTGGTCAATGCCAGAGGGTGGCCATAGCGAGGGCACTCTCTGTACGACCGAAGATCCTCCTCTTGGACGAACCCACTTCCTCTCTGGACGTCTCTGTGCAGGCGCAGATCCTGAAGCTTTTAAACGAGTTGCGACAGAATTTGCACCTGAGTTACATATTCGTCAGTCACGATCTGGGAGTGGTGCGGAACATTGCAGAAAGGGTCCTGGTCATGTATCTGGGAAAACTGGTTGAAATCGGTCCAACGGAAGAAGTCATGAACCGTCCCATTCATCCTTACACAAAACTCTTTATCGAATCTGTATTCTATCCGGACCCAAACGTTGAAATGAAAAAACCTGTCGCCCTGAGGGAACCTGATGGATACACCAATACTGGCTGCAATTTCAAAAACAGATGTGTCTATGCCACCCGGGACTGTGAGAGTTACGATATGAATCTTATCGAAGTTTCACCAGAAAGGTTCGCATCGTGCATCAGATGGAAGGAGGTAAATTCATGGTCGAACTGACTCTGAACGATGTCGAAACGATCCTTCTCGGCTGTGCGATCTTGGGAACCGGCGGAGGAGGAGACCTACAAAAGGGCCTCGAAATCGTGAGGAGCGCTGTGAGAGACAAAATAGTCATGATGTCAGTCGATGAACTCAGCGACGATGATCTGGTTGCGTGTCCATATTTCGTCGGGTCTGTTTCTCCGCGGGATGTGAACGTAACGCAAAGAAAAGTAGAATCACCGGTACTGGAATCCTTTAAGCTTCTGGAACGCTACGTGGGAAAGAAATTCAGTGCCGTTTTCCCAACCGAGCTCGGTGGGGGAAACACAGCAGTTGCTTTCGAAGTTGCCGCACGTTCGAACGTCCCCGTTCTAGATGCGGACCCTGTTGGAAGAGCGGTCCCCGAGGTTCAGCACACGAGTTTCTACCTGCTCGAAATTCCCATGACACCCTTCACAATCTGTAACTATCTTGGTGACAAGGTGATAGTAGACGAAGTCAGCTGTGACGAACAGGCTGAGGAGATCACCCGAGCCATCGCCGTGGTCAGCGGTGGTAAAGTTGGCGTGACTTCTCATCCATTAAAAGGTTCTGTCGTGAGAGAAAGTATCGTGAAGGGTACGATGAGTCTCGCCTGGCAGGTCGGAAAGGTGAGGCAGGAGGCTCTGCAAAAAGGGGAGGATCCCATAAAAGCCATAGCAAAAGTACTCGATGCCAGGATTTTGTTCGAAGGAGTGGCAGACTCCGACGCTGTATGGGAAGATAAAGCTGGCTTCACGTACGGTGACATGTTTTTCACAGGCGTTGGCATCTTTGCGGGCAGAAAATTCAGGATCTGGTTCAAGAATGAAAATCTGATTGCATGGTTAGACGGACAAGTATGTCTGACGTGTCCGGACCTCATCATCGCACTGAGGGCCGAAGATGGTTCACCCGTTCTGAACCCACAATTGAAGAAGGGAGAACACGTGTTCGTGCTCGGTGCAGCGGCCAGCGAATTGTGGCGGAGCCAGAAGGCAATAGAGATTTTTGGACCCAGGCATTTCGGCTTCGACTTCGATGCCGTACTTTTGAAGAAGGAGGAAGGCAGATGAGGTTCGACCTGTCCAGGCCCGCAACAAAACTAGTTCGTGAGATACTGAGAGTGAGAAACGATGAAGAAGTCGTGATCAGTTACGATACACTTTCACACCTTCCAGTGATCGAAGCAGTTGCAAGTGAGGTTGTTAGAGCCGGTGCAAAGCCACTCTTGTTGTGCGTGGCAGCCCCGAGGGGAGTGGGCAAAGCCGCAGATCCTGAATTACCTTTGAAATCTCTGAGTGCAGCGCTCCAGAACGCCGATGTGTGGGTCGAGTTCAATGAGCGATGGTTGCTGTATTCTTCGGCCTTTGAAGCCGCGATCAAGAACCGGAATCTGAGGTACATGTGCCTCGTTGGAATGGACGAAGCGATGTTTGCTCGAACACTGAACATAGAACTCGAGAAACTGGGCAGGTTCATGAGAACTCTCTCAGAGATTTTGAAGAATACAAGAGAAGTTAGGATACAGAACCCATCTGGTACTGATGTGACGTTCAGGAACCATCCTGAACGGCCGATCATCAGCGATCATGGGGACGCTGGTAAACCTGGTATCCACATGCTCCCTGGCCAGATGAGCTGGACCCCGATCGAAAATTCGATCGACGGCACAATAGTGTTCGACGGCTCGATCGTTCCACCCATCGGGATACTGAAAGAACCCGTAGCCCTGACGATCAGGGCAGGTAGAATCATCGAGATAACGGGCGGCAAGGAGGCTCGACGTTTCGAATCCTGGTTGAGATCCTTCGGACATGAAGATATGTTCAAACTCGCACATATCTCACTCGGGTTGAACCCTGGAGCCGTACTGAGTGGGAACATTCTGGAAGACGAACGTGTCTGGGGCTGCAGTGAATGGGGCATAGGTTACACGAGTGAGGACCTCGTTCCCGATCGAACAGAGCTCGATCAGGCGCCTTCGCACTGTGACGGTGTGTGCCTGAACTCTACGATCGTCGTGGATGGGAGGATCATCTTCAAAGAAGGTAACTTGGTAGATGAACAGCTGTTGAAGATCATCAGTTGAAAAAACGGGGGCGCTATCCGATTCATTTTGTCTTCATCGTGCGGTGCGATACAATCTTCACAGGAGGGGGTGACTCAAGGTGAGGAGGTTCGTCATCTTCCTATTGTTGATCTGCGTTGTTGCTTTGTTTGCGGCGAGACTGACGATCCTGCACATCAACGACACGCACGGTCATGCGTGGCCATGGAACGAAACGAACAATCCAAACATCGGAGGATTCGCTGCGATCGCAACGATCGTTGAAGAAGTCAGAAAAGAGGTGGAAAGTGCGGGAGGCCATGTTCTGTTCTTGCACGCTGGGGACATGAACACGGGTGTTCCCGAGTCGGACATGCTCGACGCCGCACCGGACATAGTCGCGTTCAACATGATGAAGCTCGATGCGATGGTGCTGGGGAACCACGAGCTCGACAAACCCAAACAGGTACTCGCACGACAGATGAAACTCGCCAAGTTCCCAATGCTAAGTGCCAACTTCCACGACCCGGAAGGTGTTGTGAAGCCTGAACCGTACATCGTAAAAGATTTTGGCGATGTGAAAGTGGCCATCATTGGTCTAACCACCGAGGAAACTGCGATCCTTGAACCACTGCATCTGAAAGGTGCAACGTTTGCCAACTGCGTCGAAACGGCGAAGAGACTCGTCGAAGAACTGAAGGGCAAAGTGGACATCATAGTGGTTCTGGCACACCTTGGCTGGGAACCCGGAGGGGAAGGAAAGACCACCAGCAAGCAACTCGCTCAACTCGTGGACGGTATCGACGTGATCGTGGATGGTCACAGTCACACGAAGTTCGAAACAGCGCAGGTTGTGAACAACGTCATCGTTGTACAGGCCTGGGAGTGGGGCAAATACGTTGGGAGGCTGGATCTAGAAATTGAGAATGGAAAGATCGTTTCTCACAGCTGGAGAGCGATACCAGTTAACCTGAAAGTGTACAAAGGAAAGGACGAACAGGGTAAGGACATCTACGAGTTCGTCGATAAACCCTACGAAGAACATTTCTACGTCAAAACCGTGCTCGATTATTTCAGAGAACTCGGTGGTGAGCGACTCAACACAGTGATCGGTAAAACACGCGTTCTACTCGATGGAGAACGTGCGAACGTTCGTTCTAAGAGCACGAACCTGGCGAACATGATCTGCGATGCCATGATGTGGAAGGTCAACGCCGACGTTGCGCTCATGAACGGTGGAGGAATAAGGGCTTCGATAAGACCTGGTGACATCACCGTGAGAGACGTCCTGACAGTTTTGCCGTTCGGAAACACGCTCTACGTCTTGAAGATGACGGGAGAACAGCTGATGAAAGTTTTGGAGTACGCCGCGACTGTGAAGGAAGGACAGGGTGCCTTTTTGCAGGTTGGAGGTCTGACGTGGAAAAGCGTTGCTGGCAAGGTCGTCGAAGCTAAGGTGAAGGGCGAACCCATAGACCCCAGCAGGACGTATGTGGTTGTGACGAACAACTACCTCGCCGGTGGCGGTGATGGTTACACCATGCTCACCAACCTGCCCGGTTACGACACCGGTTTCAGACTCGACAGCGTGCTTGTAGAGTACATCCAGACCGTGCTCGAGGGAGAGATAAAAGACTACGATTCGTCGTTGAGGTACGTAAGGGAATGAACGAAGGGGCCCGGCCGGGCCCCTTTCGTTTTATCTTTCACCCACGACTGTTCCAGGTATC contains these protein-coding regions:
- a CDS encoding ABC transporter substrate-binding protein; this encodes MRRFLAFCLVVMTLAIVFSQKQTMVVYAYGSEMITLDPSTEFSNSIIVLNNVYETLTRHVDGKIVPLLATGWSSNEDGTVWTFKLRKGVKFHDGTELTSQAVKFSVERTIRLAGGPAYIWDSVAEIETPDPYTVVFKLKYPANIPLVASAGYGAFIFSPKVAELGDDEAIANWFNAGNDAGTGPYTISKYDPKTQVVLRKFDAYWQGWTDKKFDIAVIQIVPDPSLRMQMVTAGKIHITRNLIYDDLKKLENNPNVYIAQKPSFQVLYLFFNTKKPPLSNPKFRAAVAYAIPYEEIINHVLLGYGLQPAGIIPKGMFGYASHLPALSQDLDKARELLKESGIDPKSVKLVLTYLQSDEGEKKASELIWSSLKKLGIEVELRPMNWEQQWAWARSDPAKAQDMFIMYWWPTVMTPYDFLFSMFHTEQEILFNLSYYYNEEVDKLMDEAVALEGTDPKRAEQLYRMVETILRRDLPAVPLYQINDVYVVHKSVKGFTPNPAYPNVVFFYDLEIAL
- a CDS encoding ABC transporter permease; the protein is MNLARYIVSRLVWSIFVVLGVVFVVFIVSNVVPSDPAALWVGPKATHSAIQMAREKLKLDKPLLVRFGYFLKDLLRFDFGISIRTHNPVIQDIKTALTATFELLLVAEFLAVALGIPFGVLAAVKRNKWFDNLSRLFAVVGVSLPSFWYGMILQLLFSKWLGVLPLSDRIDTFVSLLHPFHERTGFYLIDTLLAGNYTAFLDVIKHLILPAITLAAYPIGLITRQVRSMMVEVLQENYIRTAFAYAIPERKIYFRYALKNAIAPAMVTVALSFAYTLVGAFLVELIFNWPGLGRYAANAILSMDYPAIVGVTIVTSVCYVFINFLVDVIQAKIDPRIRF
- the nikC gene encoding nickel transporter permease, coding for MSLKLLKLAFKNTFARFSLLIVLIFVAMALTAPWIVPYKEQALGEPNMAERLQPPSLRHPFGTDHMGRDILSRVMYGSRTSLVIAVLVVFLSALIGVPIGLISAYFGGFVDNILMRFTDIFLSFPPLLLALLIASTLGKGLFNAILALVVTWWPWYARLVRSQALSIKTFAYVEAAKAAGVSSAKIMFRHILPGCIAPLAVQCTMDMGSAILEAAALSFLGLGVQPPKADWGLMISEGKAYFLNYWWVPTFPGLFVLLLVVSFNLLGDVLRELIDPRLRRRMLV
- a CDS encoding ABC transporter ATP-binding protein; its protein translation is MKELVRFENYSLSFKTLYGKVRALRNVSLTIQSGEIVALVGETGCGKTVTGLSIIGLLPENAVYSGTIFFKGMKIDRETVKSIRGKEVAVVFQDPSSSLNPLYTVEQQLVDVLMSRWNMTKNEAKQKIPELLKQVQLLDVDRVLRAYPHELSGGMRQRIMIAMALACEPSLLIADEPTTALDVTVQRQILYLLWELQRTKKFSVLFITHDLGIVAQLADRIVVMYAGSVVEIAPKKLLFTNPLHPYTVGLLNCVLDPRRKKLPEPIPGSLPSLTEISSECAFRERCGHAFDECSISTPNLVEAEPNHFVFCHRWREQRG
- a CDS encoding oligopeptide/dipeptide ABC transporter ATP-binding protein, which codes for MVEVRNLKKYFVLRGKGLCGKKILVRAVDDVTFSVQDGQSIAIVGESGSGKSTLIRCINGLVRPTSGQVFIDGQSVTLLTGREYRKKVARKIQMVFQDPVTSLNPRLKVFDIIVEPVLAQRRMRRSQLADLVNDLLQRVGLDPKLSDRYPGELSGGQCQRVAIARALSVRPKILLLDEPTSSLDVSVQAQILKLLNELRQNLHLSYIFVSHDLGVVRNIAERVLVMYLGKLVEIGPTEEVMNRPIHPYTKLFIESVFYPDPNVEMKKPVALREPDGYTNTGCNFKNRCVYATRDCESYDMNLIEVSPERFASCIRWKEVNSWSN
- a CDS encoding DUF917 domain-containing protein — translated: MVELTLNDVETILLGCAILGTGGGGDLQKGLEIVRSAVRDKIVMMSVDELSDDDLVACPYFVGSVSPRDVNVTQRKVESPVLESFKLLERYVGKKFSAVFPTELGGGNTAVAFEVAARSNVPVLDADPVGRAVPEVQHTSFYLLEIPMTPFTICNYLGDKVIVDEVSCDEQAEEITRAIAVVSGGKVGVTSHPLKGSVVRESIVKGTMSLAWQVGKVRQEALQKGEDPIKAIAKVLDARILFEGVADSDAVWEDKAGFTYGDMFFTGVGIFAGRKFRIWFKNENLIAWLDGQVCLTCPDLIIALRAEDGSPVLNPQLKKGEHVFVLGAAASELWRSQKAIEIFGPRHFGFDFDAVLLKKEEGR
- a CDS encoding aminopeptidase, giving the protein MRFDLSRPATKLVREILRVRNDEEVVISYDTLSHLPVIEAVASEVVRAGAKPLLLCVAAPRGVGKAADPELPLKSLSAALQNADVWVEFNERWLLYSSAFEAAIKNRNLRYMCLVGMDEAMFARTLNIELEKLGRFMRTLSEILKNTREVRIQNPSGTDVTFRNHPERPIISDHGDAGKPGIHMLPGQMSWTPIENSIDGTIVFDGSIVPPIGILKEPVALTIRAGRIIEITGGKEARRFESWLRSFGHEDMFKLAHISLGLNPGAVLSGNILEDERVWGCSEWGIGYTSEDLVPDRTELDQAPSHCDGVCLNSTIVVDGRIIFKEGNLVDEQLLKIIS
- a CDS encoding bifunctional UDP-sugar hydrolase/5'-nucleotidase, coding for MRRFVIFLLLICVVALFAARLTILHINDTHGHAWPWNETNNPNIGGFAAIATIVEEVRKEVESAGGHVLFLHAGDMNTGVPESDMLDAAPDIVAFNMMKLDAMVLGNHELDKPKQVLARQMKLAKFPMLSANFHDPEGVVKPEPYIVKDFGDVKVAIIGLTTEETAILEPLHLKGATFANCVETAKRLVEELKGKVDIIVVLAHLGWEPGGEGKTTSKQLAQLVDGIDVIVDGHSHTKFETAQVVNNVIVVQAWEWGKYVGRLDLEIENGKIVSHSWRAIPVNLKVYKGKDEQGKDIYEFVDKPYEEHFYVKTVLDYFRELGGERLNTVIGKTRVLLDGERANVRSKSTNLANMICDAMMWKVNADVALMNGGGIRASIRPGDITVRDVLTVLPFGNTLYVLKMTGEQLMKVLEYAATVKEGQGAFLQVGGLTWKSVAGKVVEAKVKGEPIDPSRTYVVVTNNYLAGGGDGYTMLTNLPGYDTGFRLDSVLVEYIQTVLEGEIKDYDSSLRYVRE